In one window of Aceticella autotrophica DNA:
- a CDS encoding lantibiotic protection ABC transporter ATP-binding protein, whose translation MVEYILETKNLKKYYRKQLAVNDVSLKIPKGSIYGFVGPNGAGKTTTLKMLTGILHPSSGEIIAFGEKWNRKHLEKIGALIESPALYENLTAEENLLIHTKLMGLSKDSIKEVLETVDLKNTGKKLASQFSLGMKQRLGIAIALLGNPELLILDEPTNGLDPIGIQELRDLIRSFPEKGVTVILSSHILSEVSQLVDHIGIISNGELKYQGEISYDEDLEGLFMKVIKGEIKK comes from the coding sequence ATGGTAGAGTATATTCTCGAAACGAAAAACTTAAAAAAATACTATAGGAAGCAGTTAGCAGTAAATGATGTTTCTCTAAAAATACCAAAGGGTTCAATATATGGTTTTGTAGGGCCTAATGGTGCAGGTAAAACAACTACCTTAAAGATGCTTACAGGGATATTACATCCAAGCAGTGGTGAAATTATTGCTTTTGGTGAAAAGTGGAACCGAAAACACCTTGAGAAGATAGGAGCACTTATAGAGTCACCAGCATTGTATGAGAATTTGACAGCAGAGGAGAATCTTCTGATTCATACAAAGTTGATGGGACTGTCGAAAGATAGTATTAAAGAAGTTCTTGAAACAGTTGACCTGAAAAACACCGGCAAGAAACTTGCATCACAGTTTTCATTGGGTATGAAGCAGAGGCTGGGAATTGCCATAGCACTCCTTGGCAATCCTGAATTATTGATACTTGATGAACCAACAAATGGACTTGACCCGATAGGCATACAGGAGCTAAGGGATTTGATTCGCTCGTTTCCTGAAAAAGGGGTTACAGTTATTCTATCAAGTCACATTTTGTCGGAAGTATCACAACTTGTTGATCATATCGGTATAATAAGCAATGGCGAACTGAAATATCAGGGTGAAATCAGTTATGATGAAGACCTTGAAGGATTATTTATGAAGGTTATAAAGGGGGAAATAAAAAAATGA
- a CDS encoding DUF6431 domain-containing protein, with amino-acid sequence MYRHGYYCRGVFIDNNCIDITIARVICPVCHKTHALIPDFLVPYFIYPLSVILTSLKKILIDGHDTTYVADEIIKEFNLHYFDLMKVHFFKKV; translated from the coding sequence TTGTACAGGCATGGCTATTACTGCAGGGGTGTCTTTATCGACAATAATTGCATAGATATTACCATAGCAAGAGTTATTTGTCCTGTATGCCATAAAACACATGCTTTAATACCGGACTTTTTAGTGCCATATTTCATCTATCCTTTATCTGTTATTCTAACTTCCTTGAAAAAAATATTAATCGATGGACATGACACTACATATGTTGCTGATGAAATCATTAAAGAGTTTAATTTGCATTATTTTGATTTGATGAAAGTACATTTTTTCAAAAAAGTTTAA
- a CDS encoding lantibiotic immunity ABC transporter MutG family permease subunit: MKILSAEWLKTKRTFIRWFAFLTPIGFAVLILWYFSLRAITPDIQVAIYMGNFLTWTGLIIPVEAGLISGLIVHQEEVAGSFNGFLGSKVSKSSLYLGKLTILVLFSLCSTLLETIIIVAGTNYILNIPVSWPIFLSAALMAVIGTLPLLALHLWISFAWGMGASIGFGCGGALISSLMITGLGDKIWQFVPWAWPARLSGLLAIYLPGIKVPSELSKFTLSQVFWLTTMKGLIPAGIFFIIMLVGGIIWFNRWEGRY, translated from the coding sequence ATGAAAATATTGTCTGCAGAGTGGCTTAAGACAAAGCGTACATTTATACGCTGGTTTGCATTTTTAACACCTATAGGGTTTGCAGTACTCATTTTATGGTATTTTTCCTTGAGAGCAATCACACCAGATATTCAGGTAGCAATTTACATGGGCAATTTTTTAACATGGACAGGACTAATTATTCCAGTAGAAGCCGGTTTGATTTCTGGACTCATAGTGCATCAGGAAGAAGTGGCAGGGAGCTTCAATGGGTTTCTGGGAAGTAAAGTGTCCAAAAGTAGTCTTTATCTTGGGAAACTTACAATACTTGTATTATTTTCTTTGTGTAGTACATTACTTGAAACAATAATAATTGTGGCAGGTACAAATTATATTTTGAATATACCTGTTTCATGGCCAATCTTCTTATCAGCGGCATTGATGGCTGTGATAGGAACTTTGCCATTATTAGCTTTACATCTATGGATAAGTTTTGCTTGGGGAATGGGAGCATCTATTGGATTCGGATGTGGTGGCGCTTTGATATCATCTTTAATGATTACAGGTCTCGGAGATAAAATCTGGCAATTTGTGCCGTGGGCATGGCCGGCACGTTTATCCGGGCTTCTGGCTATTTATTTACCTGGTATCAAAGTTCCATCAGAATTATCAAAATTCACACTTTCACAGGTCTTCTGGCTTACGACCATGAAGGGTTTAATACCTGCAGGGATCTTTTTTATAATCATGTTGGTTGGCGGTATAATATGGTTTAATAGATGGGAGGGGAGGTATTAA
- a CDS encoding ABC transporter ATP-binding protein → MKKRDFKYIYKVLKPYIGKEVLGFFVIIISTILSLVNPYVIKLIIDIAIANKDIQSLIRFSAIYFVIFLLVTLLDVFQKYIFTYIRQKLLYNLRMNLDKIIMNQRITFFNEKQTGEIMSRVLNELPDVVDLFTGTLINVITQVATLVVTFVIMFILNKQITLISLLVTPFIFLLLKYYNPIFRNINLDFMQIYSKINNMLQENIANIKILKYMKSYKYAQRRFSIALHEYINKTFDNLYLTSISNSLLSFLFFVPSLVLLLYGGIRVIKGTLTIGSIVALSSYLNQLFQPIKSLSNINLDLQKSLVAFRRFREIADDDSKIDEGNKVKKKTLEKVNLENVSFKYNGKINIINNLSFEFNRGKVVRITGANGRGKTTLIDIICGLLKPQSGAVQYDGIDVDNIKMTSMKKLIGVVSQNTYLFNDTVRNNIKMGRDIEDDKIISLIYKLNFNDLLNGERLNLDSMISNNGGNLSGGQKRKITILRGLVHDPQVIILDEALTFLDDESKNNFCKCLNSIKNSKIIIIISHEDIPYIDIDYNLEVKNEMGSYKDRLSEEEQSI, encoded by the coding sequence ATGAAAAAGAGAGATTTTAAGTACATATATAAAGTTTTAAAACCATATATAGGTAAGGAAGTATTAGGCTTTTTTGTAATAATAATTTCAACTATTTTGTCGCTGGTAAATCCATATGTAATTAAGTTAATTATAGATATTGCTATAGCAAACAAGGACATTCAGAGTTTAATAAGATTTAGCGCTATATATTTTGTTATATTTTTATTAGTAACATTATTGGATGTATTCCAAAAATATATTTTTACATATATAAGACAAAAATTATTGTATAACTTAAGAATGAACTTAGATAAAATTATAATGAATCAAAGAATTACTTTTTTTAATGAAAAACAAACTGGTGAAATAATGTCAAGGGTATTAAATGAACTTCCTGATGTTGTAGATTTATTTACAGGAACACTTATAAATGTTATTACTCAGGTTGCAACGTTGGTTGTAACATTTGTTATTATGTTTATATTAAATAAGCAAATAACATTAATTTCGCTATTAGTAACACCATTTATTTTTCTATTGTTAAAATATTATAACCCCATATTCAGGAATATAAATTTAGATTTTATGCAGATATATTCAAAAATTAACAATATGCTTCAGGAAAATATTGCCAACATAAAAATATTAAAGTACATGAAGTCATATAAATATGCTCAAAGAAGATTCTCAATTGCATTGCATGAATATATAAACAAAACTTTTGATAATCTTTACTTGACAAGCATAAGCAATTCATTACTTTCTTTCCTGTTTTTTGTACCATCATTAGTACTATTATTATATGGTGGTATACGAGTGATAAAAGGTACATTAACAATTGGCAGTATCGTGGCATTGTCATCATATTTAAATCAGTTGTTCCAGCCAATAAAATCATTATCAAATATAAATTTAGACTTACAAAAATCTTTGGTAGCCTTTAGAAGGTTTAGAGAAATTGCAGATGACGATTCTAAAATAGATGAAGGGAATAAGGTAAAGAAGAAAACATTAGAAAAAGTTAACTTAGAAAACGTGTCATTTAAATATAATGGCAAAATAAATATAATCAATAATCTATCTTTTGAATTTAATAGAGGTAAAGTAGTAAGAATAACTGGAGCTAACGGGAGGGGCAAAACAACATTAATAGATATTATTTGTGGGCTTTTAAAACCACAATCAGGGGCTGTACAATATGATGGTATAGATGTAGATAACATAAAAATGACTTCAATGAAGAAACTAATAGGGGTAGTATCTCAAAATACATATTTATTTAACGATACTGTGAGAAATAATATAAAAATGGGCAGAGATATTGAAGATGATAAAATTATAAGTCTGATCTATAAACTTAATTTCAATGATTTGCTAAATGGTGAAAGGTTAAACCTTGATAGTATGATTTCAAATAATGGGGGAAATTTATCAGGGGGTCAAAAACGAAAAATAACAATACTAAGAGGACTTGTACATGATCCACAAGTTATAATATTAGATGAAGCGCTAACATTTTTAGATGATGAATCAAAAAATAATTTTTGCAAATGTTTAAATAGTATTAAAAATAGCAAAATAATTATAATAATCTCACATGAAGATATACCATATATAGATATTGATTATAATTTAGAAGTTAAAAACGAAATGGGTTCATATAAAGATAGATTATCAGAGGAAGAACAATCAATTTAA
- a CDS encoding Mrp/NBP35 family ATP-binding protein produces the protein MITKEQVLNALKEVNDPEIGKNIVDLNMVDKIDIQGEKVIVDIKLTIKGCPLKSKIKEDVTKKLSALEGVSEVVVNMGAMTEEERQRLAQNMEKEKKPLFENTHVIVVGSGKGGVGKSTVSANLAVALGKLGYKVGLIDADVLGFSIPRLMGIVGQKSYALNEHMIIPIEKYGIKVISMGNFADEDTPLIWRGPLLGNVLEQFMNDVYWGDLDYMVLDLPPGTGDVPLTIMQKIPEQNFILVTTPQSSASHVAGRIAHMAKKVNIDIIGIVENMSYFECPDCHKRYNIFGEGETEKLSKELSTDILVKIPIDIQVREKSDTGMPVAFEDSKQSKYYTDLAKKVVERVKPIK, from the coding sequence GTGATTACAAAAGAACAGGTTTTAAATGCACTAAAAGAAGTAAATGACCCGGAAATCGGGAAAAATATTGTCGATTTAAATATGGTTGATAAAATTGACATACAAGGTGAAAAGGTTATAGTTGATATTAAGCTAACAATTAAAGGATGTCCGTTAAAAAGCAAGATAAAAGAAGATGTTACAAAGAAACTTTCTGCTTTAGAAGGTGTATCTGAGGTAGTTGTCAATATGGGAGCAATGACAGAAGAAGAAAGGCAAAGACTTGCGCAAAATATGGAGAAAGAGAAAAAGCCGTTATTTGAAAATACTCATGTAATTGTTGTTGGAAGCGGCAAAGGTGGTGTTGGTAAATCTACCGTTTCAGCGAATTTAGCTGTTGCTCTTGGAAAGCTTGGATATAAAGTAGGTCTTATTGATGCAGATGTATTGGGATTTAGTATTCCAAGATTAATGGGTATTGTAGGACAAAAATCCTATGCATTGAATGAACATATGATAATTCCAATTGAAAAATATGGAATAAAAGTAATTTCAATGGGTAACTTTGCTGATGAAGATACCCCTCTTATATGGAGAGGACCACTGCTTGGCAATGTATTAGAACAGTTTATGAATGATGTGTATTGGGGCGACCTTGATTATATGGTTCTTGACCTTCCGCCCGGGACAGGCGATGTTCCGCTTACTATAATGCAAAAGATACCGGAACAAAATTTCATCCTTGTAACAACACCGCAATCTTCCGCTTCCCACGTTGCCGGGAGAATTGCACACATGGCAAAAAAAGTGAATATTGATATAATAGGAATTGTTGAGAATATGTCATATTTTGAATGCCCTGATTGCCATAAAAGATATAATATATTCGGTGAAGGTGAAACAGAAAAATTATCAAAGGAATTATCGACAGATATACTTGTAAAAATTCCGATTGATATACAGGTAAGGGAAAAAAGTGATACAGGAATGCCTGTGGCATTTGAAGACAGCAAACAGTCGAAATATTATACCGACCTTGCCAAAAAGGTGGTTGAAAGGGTAAAGCCGATTAAATAG
- a CDS encoding G5 domain-containing protein, whose protein sequence is MNKSNLRKWLVESKNIIKKPAAVLTLAALLILIISIAVYVNLKKQVTVVDDGKSTVVTTFQNTVKDLLNDRHIALRREDLVLPSLDSKLRQGMKITIKRAFPITVHVDGKNRILYTAAPKLKDVLKENKIVLGSYDKISMPIDSSTYKGMDVVITRVKEKLLTQEEDIPFSTETKTNDDMLRGQTNVIQEGQTGKKQITLKLIYEDGKEVARNVVNETILQNPVTKIVQVGTLGLITTSRGESFRYREMKTMVATAYDYSAGSITATGAWVRRGIVAVDPNVIPLGTRLYIEGYGPAVAADTGGAIRGNIIDVFFPSSEESSNWGRRTVNVYILK, encoded by the coding sequence ATGAACAAAAGCAACCTTAGAAAGTGGCTGGTCGAATCAAAAAATATAATAAAAAAACCGGCTGCTGTTCTAACATTGGCTGCATTGCTGATTTTAATAATAAGTATTGCTGTATACGTTAACTTGAAGAAACAGGTTACAGTAGTAGATGATGGCAAATCAACGGTTGTTACAACATTTCAAAATACAGTAAAAGACTTGTTAAATGACAGACATATAGCTCTAAGGAGGGAGGATTTAGTATTACCCTCATTGGATTCTAAATTAAGGCAGGGCATGAAGATTACCATTAAAAGGGCATTTCCAATTACAGTTCATGTGGATGGGAAAAATCGAATATTATATACAGCTGCACCAAAACTTAAAGACGTTTTAAAAGAGAATAAAATTGTATTGGGTTCATATGATAAAATCAGTATGCCTATTGATAGCAGCACATACAAAGGAATGGATGTAGTAATAACGCGGGTAAAGGAAAAATTACTAACACAGGAGGAAGATATACCATTTTCAACAGAAACCAAGACAAATGATGATATGCTGAGAGGACAAACAAATGTTATTCAGGAGGGACAGACAGGTAAAAAACAAATAACATTAAAATTAATTTATGAAGATGGTAAAGAAGTTGCCAGAAATGTGGTAAATGAAACCATATTACAAAATCCTGTAACAAAAATAGTTCAGGTTGGTACACTTGGTTTGATTACGACATCAAGGGGAGAAAGTTTTAGATATCGTGAAATGAAAACCATGGTTGCAACCGCTTATGACTATAGTGCAGGAAGTATCACAGCTACGGGAGCATGGGTGCGTAGAGGGATAGTTGCAGTAGATCCAAACGTTATACCTTTAGGGACCAGATTATATATTGAGGGTTATGGACCTGCCGTTGCTGCAGATACAGGAGGTGCGATTAGGGGGAATATAATTGATGTGTTCTTTCCCTCAAGCGAGGAGTCATCTAACTGGGGAAGACGTACTGTAAATGTATATATATTAAAATAG
- a CDS encoding lantibiotic immunity ABC transporter MutE/EpiE family permease subunit encodes MINIIQSEYLKYKRTFKRKLILLAPLFFILIALPTKFLMPPDFLKHLKPWQLLLGNGYNWWSVLFTPMGIALFAALVQSQEKKAGNYRGLLLHNISPSAIWTGKIAVMAIHTFLTTLVLIVVIIISGVITVGKDIPWLKIFAGGFTIWLTSLPLIPLQLWAATWKGTAVSIALGIFGLIIGAEEAPKPYWIYVPWSWPMRLLSPITGVHPNGIPLSPGDPLLDSSVIPVGIAVSIITLVVFTFLTAIWFNKEEVK; translated from the coding sequence ATGATTAATATTATACAATCGGAGTATCTTAAATATAAACGAACATTTAAGAGAAAACTTATTTTGCTTGCACCACTGTTTTTTATATTAATAGCACTTCCGACGAAATTTTTGATGCCGCCTGATTTTTTAAAGCATTTAAAGCCATGGCAACTCCTTCTTGGTAATGGTTATAATTGGTGGTCTGTTCTATTTACCCCAATGGGTATAGCACTTTTTGCTGCATTGGTACAGTCGCAAGAGAAAAAAGCTGGCAATTATAGAGGTTTACTTTTACATAATATATCACCATCTGCTATATGGACGGGAAAAATAGCTGTAATGGCAATTCACACTTTTCTTACCACACTGGTTCTTATTGTTGTAATAATTATTTCAGGGGTAATTACGGTTGGTAAAGATATTCCATGGTTAAAGATTTTTGCCGGTGGTTTTACTATATGGCTTACCTCACTTCCATTAATACCATTGCAGTTGTGGGCAGCTACATGGAAGGGTACTGCTGTTAGCATTGCATTAGGCATTTTTGGTCTTATTATAGGAGCAGAAGAAGCACCAAAACCGTATTGGATATATGTACCATGGAGCTGGCCAATGCGACTCCTGAGCCCGATAACAGGGGTACACCCCAATGGTATACCTTTAAGCCCTGGTGATCCATTGCTCGATTCATCTGTAATACCAGTTGGGATAGCTGTTTCAATTATAACTTTAGTAGTCTTTACTTTTCTAACAGCCATATGGTTTAATAAAGAGGAGGTGAAATAA
- the rsmA gene encoding 16S rRNA (adenine(1518)-N(6)/adenine(1519)-N(6))-dimethyltransferase RsmA, whose translation MRVRGFDTKKSLGQNFIMDKNILAKIVDYSGVNLDDNVIEIGAGLGTLTIELAKRVKKVVTFEIDKEAVLKLNENVKGFNNIIIINKDIREANLKDIINTYFEGNKCKVVANLPYYITSFIIMYLLQSQLIEEITILIQKEVADRICALPGSKEYGVLTIAVNYYAKPEILFSLPPEVFIPRPKVSSTLIKLNLLKNPSVSVKDEKLFFRIVKAAFGQRRKIISNSLNSIGLGKNTILEALRRCGINEKQRGETVSIEKFADLTNIIFDIMNM comes from the coding sequence GTGAGAGTAAGAGGATTTGATACTAAAAAAAGTCTGGGGCAAAATTTTATAATGGATAAAAATATATTGGCTAAGATTGTTGATTACTCAGGTGTAAATTTGGATGATAATGTAATAGAAATCGGAGCCGGACTTGGTACGCTTACGATTGAATTGGCTAAAAGGGTGAAAAAGGTTGTAACATTTGAAATTGATAAAGAGGCTGTTCTAAAGTTAAATGAGAATGTAAAAGGCTTTAATAATATAATAATCATTAATAAAGATATAAGAGAAGCAAATTTAAAAGATATAATTAATACATATTTTGAAGGGAATAAATGCAAAGTAGTAGCAAATTTACCTTATTATATTACTTCTTTTATAATTATGTATTTATTACAATCTCAATTAATTGAGGAAATAACAATACTGATACAAAAAGAGGTGGCTGATAGGATATGTGCACTTCCGGGCAGTAAAGAATATGGTGTATTAACTATTGCAGTTAATTATTACGCAAAGCCTGAAATATTATTTAGTTTACCGCCGGAGGTTTTTATTCCAAGACCTAAAGTCAGTTCAACACTTATAAAGCTCAACCTGCTAAAAAACCCTTCTGTTTCTGTAAAAGATGAGAAACTATTTTTCAGGATTGTAAAAGCAGCATTTGGGCAGAGAAGGAAAATTATAAGCAATTCTTTAAATTCAATTGGACTTGGGAAAAATACAATTTTAGAAGCCCTTAGAAGATGTGGAATTAATGAAAAACAAAGAGGAGAAACAGTTTCAATAGAGAAATTTGCCGATCTTACAAATATAATTTTTGATATAATGAATATGTAA
- a CDS encoding TatD family hydrolase produces the protein MLVDSHAHLEDEKFNDDREEIIKRCQKELTFLINVGSNIDTSKKSIELSKKYDFIYASVGIHPQYSQQEINKINMIEELAKNKKVVAIGEIGLDYHYEEPAKEFQKQVFTEHIRLAKKLKLPVIIHDREAHKDVLEIIKKEWDKELKGVFHSYSGSVEMAFQCIEMNFYISLAGPVTFKNARKTVEVAEKIPIDKLLIETDSPYLTPEPLRGKRNDPTNVKYVAKKIAEIRNKNFEEISEKTAENAQKLFNIKI, from the coding sequence ATGCTTGTTGATTCACATGCGCATCTTGAAGATGAAAAATTTAATGATGACAGGGAAGAAATTATAAAGAGGTGTCAAAAGGAGCTTACATTTTTGATAAATGTAGGTTCTAATATTGATACATCAAAGAAATCCATTGAACTTTCAAAAAAATATGATTTCATATATGCATCTGTCGGTATACATCCACAGTATTCTCAACAAGAAATAAACAAAATAAACATGATAGAAGAACTTGCAAAAAATAAGAAGGTTGTTGCCATAGGGGAAATAGGTCTTGATTATCATTATGAAGAACCAGCAAAAGAATTTCAAAAACAGGTATTTACAGAACACATAAGGCTTGCTAAGAAATTAAAGCTGCCTGTTATTATACATGACAGGGAAGCACATAAAGATGTACTGGAGATTATAAAAAAAGAGTGGGATAAAGAACTAAAAGGTGTTTTTCACAGCTATTCGGGAAGTGTTGAAATGGCTTTTCAATGTATTGAGATGAATTTTTACATTTCACTTGCCGGACCTGTTACATTTAAAAATGCAAGAAAGACAGTTGAAGTTGCCGAAAAAATTCCAATAGATAAATTACTAATAGAAACAGATAGTCCATACCTTACACCGGAGCCTTTACGCGGAAAAAGAAACGACCCTACAAATGTAAAATATGTGGCTAAAAAAATAGCTGAAATCAGAAATAAAAACTTTGAAGAAATATCTGAAAAAACCGCAGAAAATGCTCAAAAATTATTTAATATCAAAATATAG